One Mugil cephalus isolate CIBA_MC_2020 chromosome 10, CIBA_Mcephalus_1.1, whole genome shotgun sequence genomic window carries:
- the tshz3a gene encoding teashirt homolog 3 encodes MPRRKQEAPKRAAAYSPEELTEHTVEDEEAEADKRPSAPQDDLSMKDEFVEQSVGTAKEQACDQESAEATELSGQEMDSESHVSETSDRLSDFESPSRKVEGNLVTASLNAGTKTPPIGMDTLEQMKAIYSSFLTSPLWSPLNFNSAPLQTQSAASSTEKPARSNSTSSSSSCSSGSYDWHQSAVAKTLQQHPTQSRHTAQSEPSLFSTVQLHRQNPKLFGSIFTGASKFRCKGCSAAYDTLVELTVHMNDTGHYRDDNQDKAGSGAKRWSKPRKRSLLEMEGKEDAQKVLKCMYCGHSFESLQDLSVHMIKTKHYQKVPLKEPMAPVAAKIMSSKKRGLVGLDLTAAPRSREGTPKAKHPQTDLSEHSQKPSSSPYSTPNSRYNHQNGASYAWQFESNKFQILKCMECGSSHNTLQELRTHMMVTGHFLRVTSSVGKRIKTLPEATSPNPGRVTTPPEQRVQSVPLAPSAFSPPPPQTTTTPPANSPPLKEIKKEEVEEECTKQETFGKEKEVAVTVSKEEETEREEKYDISKYSYLTEEDLKESPKGGLDILKSLENTVTSAINKAQSGNPSWGGYPSIHAAYQFPSALKLQQGSMEKNSQMKYLFNGGDMALSSLAKNQPLVSPPLSQSSPFPSNNFQAMEDLVKKVTEKVAKVEQRVKQLSPKRENQLSPCSSEAGDSHKGGEADSPREWREVTPANSDKGSHSDRASPATEPKRETAVKSPLASTLRCSTAIITGHTPPEQPFVNPLSALQSVMNIHLGKAAKPSLPNQDPLSLLSKLSQSMAEKAAVATPPSQTKSVADNSFCQPSDDQPMDLTKGKSDRGGSVGPAPLTPSSTGSSISPISVVTPAKLTVVSPYTSTSPLHENALSDISDMLRNLTQSHHVTKPTSRSRVTDKTEVVGSTHDDEDTSLHGHKRKGRHSNWNPQHLLLLQAQFASSLRQTSEGKYIINDLSPQERMHVSRFTGLSMTTISHWLANVKYQLRRTGRTKFLKNLDSGQPTFFCSDCSSQIRTPAAYVCHLEAHLGFRIRDLAKLSSKQTARDSHTLTEKLVPMESFLTPQSQDDCSSNGTVYRCQLCVRKFATKHAIKLHLSKSHGKSPEDHLLYLCELEKH; translated from the coding sequence CCTATTCTCCCGAGGAGCTGACAGAGCACACTGTGGAGgatgaagaagcagaagcagataAACGGCCCTCGGCACCCCAGGATGACCTTTCCATGAAAGATGAGTTTGTGGAGCAAAGCGTAGGGACTGCCAAAGAGCAGGCATGTGACCAGGAATCAGCTGAGGCCACAGAGCTCTCAGGACAAGAGATGGACAGTGAGTCACATGTGAGTGAAACTAGTGACCGCCTCTCGGACTTTGAGAGCCCCTCTAGAAAAGTCGAGGGCAATTTGGTCACAGCATCTCTGAATGCTGGCACTAAGACACCTCCCATAGGCATGGACACCTTAGAACAAATGAAGGCTATCTACTCCAGCTTCCTAACTAGCCCTTTGTGGTCACCTCTGAACTTTAATTCCGCACCTCTACAAACACAGTCTGCGGCTTCTTCTACAGAGAAGCCAGCTCGCAGCAACAGCactagtagcagtagtagctGCAGCAGCGGTAGCTATGACTGGCACCAGTCTGCAGTGGCAAAGACACTACAACAGCATCCTACTCAGAGCCGTCACACTGCTCAGTCTGAGCCCAGCCTCTTTAGTACAGTCCAACTCCACAGGCAAAACCCAAAGCTGTTTGGATCAATCTTCACTGGGGCCAGTAAATTCCGCTGTAAGGGCTGTAGCGCAGCTTACGACACCCTAGTGGAGCTGACAGTTCACATGAATGATACAGGCCACTACCGTGATGACAACCAGGACAAGGCAGGCAGCGGTGCAAAGCGCTGGTCCAAACCACGAAAGCGGTCCCTGTTGGagatggaggggaaggaggacgCACAGAAAGTTTTGAAGTGCATGTATTGTGGCCACTCGTTTGAATCCCTCCAGGACCTCAGTGTCCACATGATCAAAACCAAACACTACCAGAAAGTGCCTCTGAAGGAGCCCATGGCCCCCGTGGCAGCCAAAATCATGTCTTCTAAGAAACGGGGACTTGTGGGGTTGGACCTCACTGCTGCTCCACGCTCTAGAGAAGGAACCCCAAAAGCTAAGCACCCACAGACCGACCTGAGCGAACACTCGCAGAAACCTTCCTCCAGCCCCTACAGCACCCCAAATAGCCGCTACAACCACCAGAATGGTGCAAGCTATGCCTGGCAGTTTGAATCCAACAAATTCCAGATCCTTAAGTGTATGGAGTGTGGGAGTTCCCATAACACACTCCAGGAGCTGAGGACCCACATGATGGTGACTGGACACTTCCTGAGAGTGACGAGCTCTGTAGGAAAGAGAATCAAGACGCTTCCTGAGGCCACCTCCCCCAATCCTGGCAGAGTTACCACACCTCCTGAACAGAGGGTCCAGTCTGTACCACTGGCACCGTCCGCgttctctcctccacctcctcaaaCTACCACAACTCCTCCTGCCAACTCCCCTCCTCTGAAAGAgataaagaaggaggaggtggaggaggagtgcaCTAAGCAAGAGACTtttggaaaagagaaggaggttGCGGTTACCGTTAGTaaggaggaagaaacagaaagggaggaaaaatatGACATTTCAAAGTATAGCTATCTTACTGAAGAGGATCTGAAGGAGAGTCCTAAAGGTGGGTTAGATATTCTGAAATCACTGGAAAACACTGTCACATCAGCCATTAATAAGGCCCAGAGCGGGAATCCGAGCTGGGGGGGCTACCCTAGCATCCATGCAGCCTACCAATTCCCCAGTGCCCTGAAGCTCCAGCAAGGCAGCATGGAGAAGAACTCCCAGATGAAGTACTTGTTCAATGGTGGGGACATGGCGCTGTCCTCCCTCGCCAAGAACCAGCCCCTCGTTTCCCCACCACTTAGTCAGTCATCCCCCTTTCCCAGCAACAACTTTCAAGCTATGGAGGATTTAGTGAAAAAAGTGACTGAAAAAGTAGCAAAGGTAGAGCAACGGGTTAAGCAACTGTCTCCAAAGAGGGAGAACCAGCTCTCACCCTGTAGTAGTGAGGCTGGAGATTCTCACAAGGGAGGAGAGGCTGATTCACCTCGGGAATGGCGGGAAGTCACCCCAGCCAATAGCGACAAGGGAAGCCATAGCGACAGAGCATCCCCGGCAACAGAGCCCAAGAGAGAAACGGCAGTCAAATCCCCACTTGCCTCCACACTGAGATGCAGTACTGCCATTATCACTGGTCATACTCCTCCTGAGCAGCCCTTTGTCAACCCTCTAAGTGCGCTTCAGTCAGTAATGAACATTCATTTGGGGAAAGCTGCCAAGCCGTCATTGCCAAACCAAGATCCCTTGAGTTTGCTCTCAAAGCTCAGCCAGAGCATGGCCGAGAAAGCCGCTGTGGCCACCCCTCCATCACAGACCAAAAGTGTAGCTGACAATAGCTTCTGCCAGCCCAGCGATGACCAACCTATGGACCTTACAAAAGGGAAAAGTGATAGAGGAGGTTCCGTGGGCCCAGCCCCCCTAACACCCTCATCGACGGGCTCCTCAATCTCCCCCATCTCTGTTGTTACGCCTGCAAAATTAACAGTGGTCTCTCCCTACACATCCACCAGCCCTCTACACGAAAATGCATTGTCGGATATCTCAGACATGCTGAGAAACTTGACACAGTcccaccatgtcacaaagcctACTTCACGATCCCGGGTCACAGATAAAACTGAGGTGGTAGGCTCCACCCATGACGACGAGGACACATCCCTGCACGGGCACAAGCGCAAGGGCCGGCACTCCAACTGGAACCCAcagcacctcctccttctgcagGCCCAGTTTGCCTCAAGCCTGAGGCAGACGTCGGAGGGGAAGTACATCATCAATGACCTCAGCCCGCAGGAAAGAATGCACGTGTCTCGTTTCACGGGTCTCTCCATGACCACCATCAGCCACTGGCTGGCTAATGTCAAGTACCAACTTAGGAGAACAGGCAGAACCAAGTTCCTCAAGAACCTGGACTCCGGTCAGCCCACATTCTTCTGTAGTGACTGTTCCTCACAGATCAGAACTCCAGCAGCTTATGTATGCCACCTGGAAGCCCACCTGGGGTTCAGAATCAGGGATCTGGCCAAGCTGTCCTCCAAACAGACTGCCAGGGACTCCCACACTCTCACTGAGAAACTAGTGCCCATGGAGTCCTTCCTTACACCACAATCACAAGATGACTGCAGTAGTAATGGGACAGTGTACCGCTGCCAGCTCTGTGTCCGGAAGTTTGCCACAAAGCATGCCATCAAGCTCCACCTCAGCAAGAGCCATGGGAAGTCTCCGGAGGACCATTTGCTATACTTGTGTGAACTAGAGAAACATTAA